The segment CTGCTTAGCAGCTTGAGATTCCTCCATCTCCTTGGTGAGCGGGCTGGGTACTTTAGCATCATGCCAATTCCATTTTTCAAGGTTTGACGCCATAAACCGCCTGAAAATGTTTCTCACTTCCTTGTCATTTGCAAGCATGTACGGCGTTCTCCCTCTTTCATCCTTAGCACAAGGATCCATACTCTCCTCCAGTAACTTCCCAACTCTCTCACAATCACCAGATTTAGCAGCTTCGTGTAATGGAGTTGACGTACCAGTAACTATATCTCCGAGGTCCTCTTCTATAACATTTGGTTCCTCTAAGACTATTCTGGTAGTAGAAGTTTCAACAGACTCATCCTGTCTTGAGATTTCACCCGAATCCTCAGTGTGCGTGTGCACCACGATATTAGCTTTGGCTTCTTCTTGTGGATTTACAAAAATCTCCTCAGTTACATATGCAACCTGAGTCAACTGATTATATATACGCTGTGATTCTTTGAAGGTTGGCCGCCGGATAGTAAATGGAACGTTTCGTACAGCGCAGTTTTGGCTGCTAAAGTATGGTTTGCCTGCATTGAAAAGCAGTTGCCTACTGCTTGAGGGAGCATGGACATAAACACAAGATGCACCATCAAAATAAGGCTTCCAGCTAGCAAGTAGCTCTTGTATATCCTAACAAAGTTGAAAAATGATTATTAGAATTCCAAATCAATCGAAGGTTAATTTTGGTCGAGGATAAGAGgacataaacaaaccaactAACGAACCTTTTTCAAAGCAAGTTCATTATAACGACGAAGTGAGGCACCAGCAGAGTGGATACTTCCCCCACTCCCATCTTTTGTGGACTGCTTTTTCCCAGCCTTGGCTCTTACAACATATCTATGGAATTTAAAGGACAAGTAAACGACCTATTTGCACAAGACTCAGAGAAACTAACATAATGTAagactgagagagagagagagagacgtacCTGTGGAATGTTTTATGAGCGACAACGGACTTTCCATTAAAGACAGTACCAGCAAAGTGGCCACCACTTGCAAGCAACACGACACACATTCTCCTATCATCGGTATTAACGAAATTCCTCAGCCTCTCAGTGACATCACTCTCGGGCAAGCTCCCAGAATCATCAAGAGAAACTCCTGTGTAAGAAACCCTTTCAGCCTCGTCCATGATTAAGCTTTTCCAGATAGAAaccttgtcaccactctgaagAAGAATAAAGAGCTTCTTTTTATCAGCAACAGCATGGAACAAGGGTCTTGGCTCAGATTCGTCCTCTGATCCAGAGATACTAGACACATCATAGTCTTGGACGGACTCAGATGTCAACTCAtcaacatcttcttctctcaAAACAGCCTTTCCAGCTACACTCAGCTTGATCTAACAACAGAGTGTTTGATTAATTAGTAGGAGGATACACAATTATTCGAATtcaaatgagagagagagagatgagtacGTTAAGGCGATGAATGTCGGACTTGAAGTGGGAGCGTTGATCGTGAAGGGAAACGAACTCGATTTTACAAGTGTTACAGGTCCATCTATCCAATATGACGCCGCCCTCCTTGGAGCTCTTCTCCGCCGGTGAAAGCACTGGTCCAAACCGGACCGAAGGATTCAACAAGCAACAGGAGTTAAAGAAATCCACATTCAAGTCAAAAATCGATCGAGGCAGCTCGGAAGATGGCTGGTCGTCGGTAGCCATAGAGATTCCAGTAGAATTGAATTGGGGGTTGCTACTTTGAAAGCAGCATAAAGCGACACTACCTAGGCCGATTGTTGTTTCTATAATGGGCCATGATAAGATTAACGTGGCCCATATAATGCCCAATACTACAAGCAATCGTTTATTAGTGGACCGACACTCTCTCATAGAGGTGGCCCGTATAATTCCAATACAACGGCGGACCTCACTGCAGAAAAATCTGGAAGAAAAAGCTCTCCAGCATCGAGGAAGGAAATCAACTCAAAGCTCCGCTAGATTCCAAGCATCACAGCGTCAATGGTGAGACTTTGATTTTGTAATTTGCACATATTActaataataatgataaataAGAGTGTGGAGTTTCGTCATCgtcttggtttggtttggtttgcgCAGTCAGTAACATTGCACACGAATCTGGGGGATATAAAGTGCGAGATCTTCTGTGACGAGGTTCCCAAGAGTGCCGAGGTTACTTGTTTTGTCTTTGAAAATTGAAAGTGATATTCATTGTTTAATCTCTCTGCTGGGTGAGGAAGGATTGTCTGCTGCTGCTCAGTCAGTCTCtcgatttttatattataatagcAATCGCAAAAGTTAGGGTTGTTTGAATAATGTTCTATGTAGCAGCTGAATTTGTCTTGGTCCTTGATTAGGTGGTGGTGGTCATTCATATCgcagttttgttttgtttttttttgtaaagcttTACTGATAATAAACGCTTGCACAATCCTGCTgtattgatgatgatgatgatgcagaACTTTCTGGCGCTATGTGCAAGTGGGTATTACGATGGGACAATCTTTCACAGGAATATCAAAGGCTTCATGATTCAAGGCGGAGACCCAACCGGAACTGGGAAAGGAGGAACTAGCATCTGGGGAAAGAAATTCAATGACGAGATTCGTGACTCCCTTAAGGTACTCTACTTATTTCTGCCAAGGGATGATCATATATACCTAGTTGATCTCTCTTTTATTAAAATACTTAGCATCCACAAATATAGGATTCTCTCCTTAGGCTTggaaatctatatatttatccATTTAAAAAGCATCAATGTGTTTTGACTCACATACCTGCTGTGTCAGCCGCTTAGGAGGAGTATTTGGTTTTGAATCGATTTgcctttttaattattatttattgttgtGACAGCACAATGCAAGAGGGATGCTGTCGATGGCAAACAGTGGGCCAAACACAAACGGAAGCCAGTTCTTCATAACCTATGCAAAACAACCTCATCTCAATGGACTATACACCATCTTTGGCAAAGTCATTCATGGCTTCGAAGTGCTTGACATCATGGAAAAGGTAAACCCACCCCCACCCCCCCCTAAATCTTATTTCCCCTCAAGAAATCACCTCTACTGTGACAAGagtgttgaaaaaaaaagaagaatgatTTTGAGTGATGGGATTGTGCAGACTCAAACAGGTGCGGGAGATAGGCCGCTTGCTGAGATAAGGCTAAACCGTGTGACAATCCACGCCAATCCACTTGCTGGTTAATATTTCAGAATGCTTGAACCTAAGCCTATGTTATTCGTTTTCACCTATTAAAAAGCTTGtactggatttttttttttttaattatcactCGCTTAGAAATCCATGTCCTGACTcctcagagagagagagagtttaaaAGAGTATCTATCTATTATTGTGTAATAAAATTATGGAA is part of the Brassica rapa cultivar Chiifu-401-42 chromosome A09, CAAS_Brap_v3.01, whole genome shotgun sequence genome and harbors:
- the LOC103843818 gene encoding peptidyl-prolyl cis-trans isomerase CYP18-1, whose product is MSVTLHTNLGDIKCEIFCDEVPKSAENFLALCASGYYDGTIFHRNIKGFMIQGGDPTGTGKGGTSIWGKKFNDEIRDSLKHNARGMLSMANSGPNTNGSQFFITYAKQPHLNGLYTIFGKVIHGFEVLDIMEKTQTGAGDRPLAEIRLNRVTIHANPLAG
- the LOC103843817 gene encoding ankyrin repeat and zinc finger domain-containing protein 1 isoform X1, which gives rise to MATDDQPSSELPRSIFDLNVDFFNSCCLLNPSVRFGPVLSPAEKSSKEGGVILDRWTCNTCKIEFVSLHDQRSHFKSDIHRLNIKLSVAGKAVLREEDVDELTSESVQDYDVSSISGSEDESEPRPLFHAVADKKKLFILLQSGDKVSIWKSLIMDEAERVSYTGVSLDDSGSLPESDVTERLRNFVNTDDRRMCVVLLASGGHFAGTVFNGKSVVAHKTFHRYVVRAKAGKKQSTKDGSGGSIHSAGASLRRYNELALKKDIQELLASWKPYFDGASCVYVHAPSSSRQLLFNAGKPYFSSQNCAVRNVPFTIRRPTFKESQRIYNQLTQVAYVTEEIFVNPQEEAKANIVVHTHTEDSGEISRQDESVETSTTRIVLEEPNVIEEDLGDIVTGTSTPLHEAAKSGDCERVGKLLEESMDPCAKDERGRTPYMLANDKEVRNIFRRFMASNLEKWNWHDAKVPSPLTKEMEESQAAKQAEKDAKKKARAKEMKKLRKAREKKAQAEAEQAEKEKPISKVEEVRRAMAAEREKRAAAAERRMASLNIQSSSTTAPSS
- the LOC103843817 gene encoding ankyrin repeat and zinc finger domain-containing protein 1 isoform X2: MRECRSTNKRLLVVLGIIWATLILSWPIIETTIGLGSVALCCFQSSNPQFNSTGISMATDDQPSSELPRSIFDLNVDFFNSCCLLNPSVRFGPVLSPAEKSSKEGGVILDRWTCNTCKIEFVSLHDQRSHFKSDIHRLNIKLSVAGKAVLREEDVDELTSESVQDYDVSSISGSEDESEPRPLFHAVADKKKLFILLQSGDKVSIWKSLIMDEAERVSYTGVSLDDSGSLPESDVTERLRNFVNTDDRRMCVVLLASGGHFAGTVFNGKSVVAHKTFHRYVVRAKAGKKQSTKDGSGGSIHSAGASLRRYNELALKKDIQELLASWKPYFDGASCVYVHAPSSSRQLLFNAGKPYFSSQNCAVRNVPFTIRRPTFKESQRIYNQLTQVAYVTEEIFVNPQEEAKANIVVHTHTEDSGEISRQDESVETSTTRIVLEEPNVIEEDLGDIVTGTSTPLHEAAKSGDCERVGKLLEESMDPCAKDERGRTPYMLANDKEVRNIFRRFMASNLEKWNWHDAKVPSPLTKEMEESQAAKQAEKDAKKKARAKEMKKLRKAREKKAQVTC